TTATCCCAGATCTTTCACCTCGTGCTTCAACAAGGAACATCCGAAGGTGTGTGTGCTTCACACAGCGGAGGCCCAGGGGCTGGGCTGTGAGCAAGACAATCTTCTGCAGAGGCGGTTTGAAATTGAGGGAGAGAaagtgagtgtgagtgtgagtgtacacgtgtgtgtgtgtgtgtgtgtgtagatgctGGACTTGGTGGAGCTAGAGCGCCTCTCTCTGGGGTAGGATCCAGGCCGTGGCTGGCCCCCACCCTGCCTCAAGGCCAGGGGGCCTTGGCCTTCTCCTTCTGGTAACAAGAAAGCTGGATCCATGCATTCTTCCTAGATGTGGTCCTGGTGACAGCCACCCCTTCAGCAGCAGACTCCTGAGGGACATTCCGCAGGAGCCCTGGCCCTGACTGCTTCAGCCCGAAGAGGGGGGATTAGCTTGGGGTCGCAAGGTTCTGCTTTGAGAACCTGGGGTTTCCCAACCGGGGAGCCTGCTGGCCAAGAGTAGTGAATGTCTGATCCGGCTTCAGTGCTGTACAATCTGAGAACCATCATAGCTAAGAGGTGAACTCAGAAGCTTGGTGGCACCTTGATGTTGACTGCACGACGAGCCTAAAACAAAGCCTGGGATACACAGGACAGCTAAGAAGGGGGCGGGCGGTGCGGGGGCGTACGGAGCCTCGTTTCCTCCCCCACTTTCTGTGGCTGGGGTACCTGGACAAGCCCTCCCCTCTCCAGCCGGGGGTGTCTCCTCGCTGCCCTGACAGGAAGGCCTCGTGCTCGGCTTAGCGCCCTGACATTCCCTTTCTCACGGCCCACCAGCCCTGCTGGTTTACCGTGTCTTCAGGAATGAGGCCAAACGCACCACCAAAATCCTGCACGGGCTGCTGCACGTCTTCGCCTTCGTCATCGCCCTGGTGGGTGAGTTCCTGGCACGGGCccgccctccttcccccacctctgctGACTTGGGGAAGGAGGTGCTTTACTGTccagtcccccctccccacccctcctcccccttccaggCAGGGACACTGGGTGCTGGCAGCCACCGAGCCGGTACTGGAGCCCAGAAGTCCCGGCGGGTCGGGTTTCCCTTGGGTCACCGCACCCCCTCCGTCGCCATCAGCCAGTCCTCACGCGACCCCCGCCTCCGGCCAGGCCTGGTGGCGGTGTTCGACTACCACAGGAAGGAGGGCTACGCCGACCTGTACAGCCTGCACAGCTGGTGTGGCATTCTGGTCTTCGTCCTCTTCTTTGTGCAGGTGAGTCCTTGCCGCCCCACGGcgctggggaggggcggggagcagGGCCCAAACAGGGCCGGGGCCAGGCGTGCGCACAGGCGAAAGGCGCTCCAGCCCGCCGGGCGCTGCCTCCGACCCGGCGCCCTTCCGGCGCCCTTCTGGCCGACAGGCACGTGGGTTTGGTCCCAGGTCCCACCTCGGGGCGCACAGTGTGGGGCTGAGACCGGCTTCGAGCGCCGGCCGACCTTCCCCACGTGCTCAGCGCTCCCGCCGCCGCTCCGGCCGGAGGCCACCGCGCGGGGCGGGGTGGCGGGGCCTGCGGTCCTCGCGGGAGGCGGCCCACCTGGGGCGTCCTCGGGCTCCAGTCTCCAGCGCAGCTCAGCCTCCGGCAGCACCTCGCCTTTCCTCCcagtggctcgtgggctttagctTCTTCCTGTTCCCCGGCGCGTCGTTTTCTCTGCGGAGCCGCTACCGGCCGCAACACGTCTTCCTTGGCGGCGCCATCTTCCTCCTCTCGGTGGGCACCGCCCTGCTGGGCCTGAAGGAGGCGCTGCTGTTCGAGCTCGGGTGAGCGCCCCCTCCCGGCGGCTCTGTGTGGGGCCGCCGAACAGCGGCTTTTCTcccgggggaggggggcggcggggggcggcggggggcggcggggggcggggttgGGCTTGGGATCGCACCGCATCTTGCGGGCCGGGGGCGAATGGCACTCGGCCTAACGGCTACGCCTCGGGTGGCCTCGCCCTGCGCCCCAATCCCGCAGGACCAAATACAGCAAGTTCGAGCCCGAGGGCGTCCTGGCCAACGTGCTGGGCCTGCTGCTGGCCGCCTTCGGCGCGGTCGTGCTCTACATCCTGACCCGCGCCGACTGGAAGCGGCCCCTCCAGGCGGAAGAGCAAGCGCTCTCCATGGACTTCAAGACGCTGACGGAGGGCGACAGCCCCAGCTCCCAGTGACGCGCGCCCCGTGCCATCCCGTCCCGTCCCGCGAGGCGGTCTCCGCCGTTTCGGGGCCCCGACAGGTGTCTGTCCCGCACCCGCCGAGGCTCCGGGGgtggggagcgggggtggggcaGCCCTCCTCCCTGAGCGCTGATTTCCGGGGTTCAGGCGCCCTCCGCTTTCCCCTcctcgctgctgctgctgctgccgccgccgtgTTAGTCCTGCGCAGACCCGCGCCCCCGTTGCCCCTGTCACCCCCTCAGATGGAGCAGCTTTGGGTAGGGTTCTGGGCGGTTGGGCCTGGTCGCAGAAGCACAGATCCCTAAAGGGGTCGGAGAGTGGGGGGTGGCTCCCCGCTCGGGGCAGCGGGGCCTGGGCTGTGTCTGCGGAGAAGGCGGGGCTCAGCGCCGTGCCTGGCGAGGCCAAGACTTGCTTTGTGTGACACCGAACTCCAACCAGGAGTCTTGCGGGCCCAGCCTTTGGCAGCGGAGCAAGTGATATTATGTGTAAAATATGCTGGTGTCAGGGCAGGGTTccccaggagaggggagggactgGCCCTTGGGAAGCTCTGGACGCGGGGCTTTGGCCCAGCTGCGCTCTGCAGGCTTCTCTTTCTTTAACCCCTTAGCCCCAGGGCGGCTTTCTTTGCCTTTGGGGCCCAGCAGCCCGAagaagaggcaggaggtgggCCTGGGCGGGCGCTGCGGGCCGTGTGCCGCCTGCAGGGGCTCCCCTCCCCGCGGGGGGCCGGTCTCGGAGAGCCAGCTGCCCACCAGCTGCCCACCCTCGGAGCTCACTCAGGCGCTGCTCTGACAGAGGCCCAGGACACAAGCCtttttgctttaaacaaaaaGCTGCCGCTGTTGCCCCCTTTCCCTTCCCATAGGGAGGGTAGGGGCTGCCTGATCAGGAGGAAAGCCTCATCCTCTCCTACCTGGGGCCCATCTTTGCAGGAAGTTGGGACCAAGTCAGAATCGGATTAATCCCCCCAACCCCATGAGTGTGTAGTGCTGTTAGCTGAGTCACTGTTTGGCTTCTGTCTAGAAATAACGTGATTACAGCATCGATCTTGTGCTTCTTGGACCTGGTGAATGCTCTCTCCTTGTTTTCCTCGTTTTCCGGGCTTTGAGGAGCATGGCACTGTTTGAGACAAGACACAGTTTACTTAGATGAAGACATtaataaaacttccaaatctgactactggtttttgttttttaacggCTGCCTTTCTCACACCTAAATGCTGCCTTCGAGAAAGGGGGCTTGTCTCCCCTAATGCTCAGATTTCTAAAACAGCTTTTGCGGTGGGTCCTGCCTCAGGCGATGCTGCTTCTCAGAGCAGGTGGCTGTGTTGGGCGCCTTACCAGCAGGGCTCCCTGCTCCCTCCCGTGGGCATTCCGGGCTCTGCTGCAGCCCCGGCACCAGGGTGTCTCCGCACCCTGTTTATATCATACGCTCTGCAAGGGCACGGGCTCCGGCAACTCTTTGATCACCTGGTATGGTCAGTGTTTACACGTGGGAAAACTCCACCTTAGACAAACTACCAGAGTACAATTGTATATCTCCGTTGCCAGAAAGCCACAGAGAGAAATGGAACCTTGGATTTGCAAGAAAAGTCTGCAAGCTGGCCTGTTTGCCAAAGCGTATGCTGGATGACTCATGAGCCAAaaagcctcctccccacccccaagctgATCCGtggtggtttattttattttgcctgtGGCCAATCTTCTATGAAGTACAATGTAGTGTTGGTACAACAGATGATTCAATAAATGTCTACAGCAGGTCTCTTGCCTGTTATCTTCACTTACTGTGGCAATAAAAGGAGCCAGTGCTTTTAGAAGATGCGTGAAGTTAGTCTACTAGGGTTGAAAGAATTTGCATATCCCCAGGCTGGGCACAGAAGGTAAAGTGATTAATGATATTTATGATGACACAGGCTCTGAAACAGCCCAGTGGCTGTCCTGACTCTGGACCCAGTGAGGGAGGCTCTTCCACACGGTTAGAGAAATTCTCTTCTCAACCCAGAGTGGCCTGGAGGGTGGAGCCGTAAGAGCCTGACAAGGGCCTTGGCAAGAATTTTCCCCAGTATTCAATTaacctttttccttttaaaaatgtctcttcatTCCTTAAGAAGAGGAGCAAAGCTTTGAGAACAAGCTGAGATTCCACTTTAGATCAATTCCTGAGGCTCAGGCAGATGTGTTTACAGTAAACCTGGGTGTGACTCAGATCCCACCGGGATCTACCGTGTGCTCCTCAAAAGCACTGTCACTTGACAGCTGAAAAACTTACTAAGAGGGCTCACTATTGAAAGGGACCATGGATTCTTACTTCCTAGcactttattttctgtattgAATCTGGTTTCTGGCGTGTCTCAGCCAGAGCTTGAGAGGTCTTTGCTTGATGCATCTATAGAGTCTTTCTCCTGAATCCAGCCTTCTATGTGGACCTTCATTTGCTTTAAAAGCCTGCAAAGCACGGCCTGGTACATGTCATAAGGTGATCTCTCGGTCAGGGTCAGGGCTGGCTCTCCGCGCGGGGGCAGAGGCATCCTGACCCTGTGAGGGTGCCATCTCTCTTGCAGCTTTTGTGCTAGCCTCTGAATCTTAAGGGTCTCTTTGTGTTTGAATATTCAAATGATCCCAGATGCTGCCTCTCCCTCCAGGGGGCTACTCCTTAACCAACTCACCTTCTCACTGGGTTTGGAACCTTGAGAGGTCCCAGAGTTATGCCTCTTGCCCATGGCACAGAGTTGTTTCTCTAAAGGAGCACAAAGTAGCATTCTCTAAGCTTCCTTCTGGACCACTGCCTGTGCTGCTTCCGGGGTCATCCAGATTGCTTGCTTGTCTTGGATTACCCCTTCTCAGGAAGGGGGCAGGCAGCATGGTACAGGGAAAATGCTTGCTGGGCAGATCTGATTCAGAGTCCCACCTTTGACTCCATGACCTTGAGCAACCTAAACTCTCAGGATCTGCTTCCTCATTTGTGTTTTGGAGACGGCAACGTCTGTCAGAAATTGGATGAGGAATGCATTAGAGAACACGTGGGAAGTCCCCATCACAGTGTCTGGGACATAAAGGGTATCTCAGGAGAATGGCCCTTTACAATGGACTCAGtgctgtctcttctttttttttttttttttaaagatttattgattgctatgttgggtcttcgtttctgtgctagggctttctctagttgtggcaagcgggggccactcttcattgcggtgcgcgggcctctcactatcgtggcctctcttgttgcggagcacaggctccagatgcacaggctcagcagttgtggctcacgggcctagccgctccgcggcatatgggatcttcccagaccagggctcgaacccgtgtcccctgcattggcaggcagattctcaaccactgcaccaccagggaagccccagtgctgTCTCTTCTATGAGGCCCTTTTTATCATAGGGCCTTCCAGACATGATGTCCTTATTCCTGGCAATGGGAAGACTCAGTCTCCAAGTTTCTTCAAGCTCCTCCAGCTTCCATTTTTAAAGGTGAAAGAAGACGATGCTATGTTCCCCCCTCAGCCTTGGCCTGTGGAAGGGGAGTCTGACTGCCCACGTGCATGTGTGCACAGCGGTGTGTCGAGCTATAAAGAGCAACTGAAGGGCACCTACCCGGGAATGAAAATGACTAGGGGAAGACCTACCAGAATGTGCTGAGTG
This window of the Balaenoptera ricei isolate mBalRic1 chromosome 20, mBalRic1.hap2, whole genome shotgun sequence genome carries:
- the LOC132355985 gene encoding transmembrane ascorbate-dependent reductase CYB561, with translation MESPARPAPAPATLLYYVAFSQLLGLAVVAMTGTWLGVYRGGIAWESALQFNVHPLCMIIGLVFLQGDALLVYRVFRNEAKRTTKILHGLLHVFAFVIALVGLVAVFDYHRKEGYADLYSLHSWCGILVFVLFFVQWLVGFSFFLFPGASFSLRSRYRPQHVFLGGAIFLLSVGTALLGLKEALLFELGTKYSKFEPEGVLANVLGLLLAAFGAVVLYILTRADWKRPLQAEEQALSMDFKTLTEGDSPSSQ